The Hemibagrus wyckioides isolate EC202008001 linkage group LG26, SWU_Hwy_1.0, whole genome shotgun sequence DNA window GCTGTATTAGGAAATCAGTGCTGCCTCAGAGATGTAAATGTGGTGAtttttttacctcagattttttgttaaattagtAAGAAAAGACTCCTTTAGTCCAGAATCACATTTTAAATACAGTTAGCATTGAGTGCTAACTGAACTAACAGGTTTCACTGTATTAGGAAACATCAGTGTTACATCAGAGATGGAAATGTGGTCATTTTTACCTCAGACTTTTTTGttaaattactaaaaaaaaaaaaaaaaaagtctcatttaacccaaaattacattttaaatacagtTAGCATTGAGCGCTAACTGAATTAACAGGTTTAGCTGTATTAGGAAACGTCAGTGTTGCCTCAGAGATGGAAATGTGGTCATTTTTACCTCAGACTTTTTTGttaaattactaaaaaaaaaaaaaagtctcatttaacccaaaattacattttaaatacagtTAGCATTGAGCGCTAACTGAACTAACAGGTTTAGCTGTATTACTGATATAAATTTTACCTcagatattttgttaaattagtAAGGAAAGACTCCTTTATCTCAGCGCTTACTGAATTTAGGAGTGCAGCCATTAAGGGGACGATGACCTGTTGGAGATAAATCACGTTAAACAGCTTttagataaataaagaaatgtttttcacAATTGAACAGGGCTTTATTttgggttttaaaaaaataaataaacagtcgTTTTTATTGTGATGCTCCTTAAGATTTCAGGCAACAGAAGTTTTCATCCTTATTCCAGCTGCAGTGGTTTTCTCCTACGTGCAATAGAAATGAGACAGAATTCACACAGTGAAGTGCTAGAAATGCTAAATCGTAGTCTTTTTTGTTCCTCGCTTGTTATGAGCTCACCGCTTTAATCTCATTAACCGCAGCCTCCAGTTTCCTCTGCAGCTTTTCAGTGATGATGACGTCTGAACACACTGACCACTCGCCCTTCTGGAAGGTCACGGGAACGCAAAAAACCAGACCGGCAGGAATACCGAAGTGCCCTAGGTTTATCAGAAAAGGTACGAGTGATCAAATTAGTCGAGTTGAAGAAAATTTTAAAAGAAGGaggtttgtgtgggtgtgtctgaccTGACTGGCTGGACTTACCCATACTGACCACACCCAGTGAGAAGACCTGAGGAGAGGAATAATCGTTGATCCACGCATCCAGAGCTGTAATGATTCCTCTGGACGCTGAAATAGCTGCAGTCCTGTTAGTTTTAAGAGAAATGGCACTTCGACGCGAGCTGACCAAGCTCTGGAACTCGTTCTTCAGCCATTTTCTGTCAGGAAACACAACGAGAATTATTGATGTGATGGCCAACATGCAGAAAAGATGGTGCTCAGGATGGAGGGTGAAGCCAGTCAGGCGTTTCCTCACACTTGCAAAAAAGCGCAATCGGCCATCTTCCGCATATATGACTGCATGGACGCTCACGACTGGCTGCTGTGACTGACGAGGGAAAGAGAGTTCACTTTTTCAGTATGTTAGCAGCTACTGTACTTAAGTTGTTGCCTGATGTAATGCTAGCTATAAATAATTCTTGCACAGCTGTGGCCACGCCCCTGCGTCTTTTCACTGAATATAGTCACTgctgttatgatgatgatgatgatgattatgataggCATGTTATTGCGTCAGGAAAAAGTCGCTCGGACAGCTCTCTTATCCAATCTAGGACCGAGTCCTTGGATTTTGAGTCCACACAGTCCTGAAAAATCACATTGTGTTTCACCTCAACCTCGTAACATAAACTAGTTATAtcttttgtgtctttgtgtgtttgttttttgtttgttctgtatTTCCTACCTATTATAAACTATCTCCAGGACATTCTGAGAGAATCCTTCAGGTCCCCGGATTGCACCTTTATATCTGTACACCTTCGCTCTCTGTAGGTCGATGTGGAAATGACCGCTGATGTTTCCCCAAACGATGACGTCAGTGATATCTGAGGTGAGAAAGATGTTCTTAGTCATGAAGTAAAGAGAGGAGTTAAAGCCTGCACCACTGCACAATGACATCATGTCATAAACCCCTGATAAGCTTGTTACCTGCTCTATACGTCACTTTATGTGCCATTATAATAAACACCATAATGTCCTTTATATATCTTATAAGCCTCATTGATTAGAGCCAAAGAAATATATTAAACCACATTGTATATGtagaaatatttagattttttttttctaaaatgttcTACATAAGTCTTTCTCTTTTCTGGAatttatgttatattttatgttttaatattgACATAAAAACAGTAGACTAATTTTATGCATATTTAACCAACCGTAGCCTCATTTGtattaattagtaaataaaataaataaataaataaataaaactaaaattatTTCAGCAATTAACTGGCAAAGATGTACTgtaatattgttgtttttttaataaaaaaaaaatactatattcacctgtctgtctttaaAGGTGCAATAAGTAGCTTTCTTGCATATACAAATAACTTGGAAAATATTTAAAGCATGATTAAATAACAGTGATTTCTGGTCCAGAACGCTTGTTTGTGTAGGATGAGCCTGATGTCTGATATTTTATAGATGATCTAGTTCAAGAGGGCGGAGCTTCATGAAAACGTTTAAGAATGTGGGTGGGCTTAAGGGGTTGAAATGTTGACGCCCATCTACATAACCATTAGAGCACTAATCTTACCTAACATACCTTTAAATATAAAGTGAAGATTTGAATGAATGGAGCTGGAATTGTTCAGACCTTGGCTTTTCACAGACAGCTGCATGGCAAGCTGAGTCCTCGCTTCTCCTTCCAGCTgcgttgccatggcaacaaagCGGCGCGGGTCCACGGAGGGCACGTTCTCGATCAGGAGGCCACACTTCAGGTTGATGGAGACGTCTCCTGCCACCAGCACTCGAAGATCCTTACGCGCGTTGTCCTCGATCAGACGTCCGTATCGATCGAATCGCTCCACCACTCGGCTCAGTCGCTGCTCCGGGTCCTCGTCCGGCTCCCGGTCGTCCAGGAGAACGATCAGATCCGCTGACTGGAACGCCTGATTCAGGTCGGAGTGGACGGAGACTTGGTGGAGCTGCGGCAGAGCCATGTCCTCCACCTCCATTTTAAGAGCCAGTAGAGAGTCTTCGGTGGCGTCTATGTCCAGAAGGTGGAGGCTGATGCTGGGGACAGTGGAGAATGTGCCGGATGTGAAGAGTGATGGGACGAGGTGGTAGCAGATGGGGTTTAGAGCACTGCACAGATACGATAGGAATAATGAGACTTAATTAGCGGGAGTAAAGTAAAAAttcatttgacttttttttttaatttcagaaAATTACGTGAAATTGAATGAACTGTGAAGACAAATGAATCAAGGGGCAAAAAGAATCATATGGAAAAAATGAATCATGGGGGGTAAAAAGAATCATATAGAATAAATGAACTGTGGAgataaataaattgttaaaaaaataatcatctgATAAAAAAGCAATCgtgaagataaatgaatcatgaaaaAGAATCATCTggtaataaatgaatcatgaagATAAGTGAATCATATGAAATAAACGAATTGTgggtataaataaatcataaaaaagaatcatctgataaataaatcattgaGACTAATAATTATatggaataaatgaatgatggaGATAAATGAACcgtaaaaaacaaataatctgGTAATAAATTAATCATGGGGGGGGATCATATGGAATAAATGAACTGTGGAGATAAATTAAttgtaaataaagaataatcTGTTACTAAATGAAttgtgaagatgaatgaatcatATAAAAGACTCATCTGATAAATCATCTGataataaacaaagaaacatggaaaagaatTAATCAtgataataaatgaatcatgtgaggAGAACCATGTTCAaacataaatgaatcatatagaCAGAATCACTctaaaaataaactgtaaattgTTTTAATAATGTGGGAGAAATATtacatgaaaaataatgaatcattGAAGATCACAGACttggggatgtgctgttataggaaaataatcactgacCAGGTGGCACCTCATCAGTGACACTGAACATGTTTCTTTCTTAAAGAGCATCCCAACACAACACCTGCTGATCCAGATGTGGAAAGATCGGTGGAGTTTGCGACGTTGCTCTTCATCCTGAAGGCGGAGCTCTGTTGCCTGAAGATTCTCCGCTGCAACGTTCAGCATCTGCTCCGTGTCCATGTCTGACGTGATACCGTGGTATCcctgagagagatggggggagggagagggagatggggagagagagagagagagagacagagacagaaacttTGAGACGTGACAGCAAACAAATAATGAACCAACTGGAAAAGAATCATATAGAAAGAATCAAGTTTGAATAGAAATGAATCATGGGAAAATAACTGAATCATGTGGAAAGAATCatgtgtggaaataaataaacgttGTGGGAAAAAATtaattagggggaaaaaaaagaatcacatgGAAAGAATCACATCTGAAAGgaatctgtttttaaaaaaatgaatggggaaataaataattttggaAAATCCATCCactgtctatacctgctttattcgtaattagggtcacggggatctgctggagtctatcccagcacacattgggtgaaaggcaggggtacaccctggacaggtcaccagtccataacaggaacacatacagacagacaaccacacacactcctatgaacaatttagaattaccaatcaacctaatgtacatgtttttggattgtaggaggaaacccacacaggcacggggagaaaactccacacagaaagagccctgcctgttcaaacccgggattcaaacccaggaccttcttgctgtgaggcaacagtgctgaccactaagccactgtgctgcccgaGTTTGGAAAAttatacatgaaaataaatgagattAAACGAATCATATTACaatgtaaaaaattaatcatgaaaaatgaatcatgtgaaaataagTAAAGAACATGTGATTGTTATAAAtttatctttatcatcatcttcttcttctgcttcatcttcttcttcttcgtcttcttcttattattattatttaactgatGTGAAGTGCACGTGAATTTTCTGTAGCTGATAAAAGTGTATAAAGCTCTTGTAGCATCTCTTCTTTGATCATACCTGTACATATTCGAGAAAATCACTGAACCCTCCGAGCAGCATGCCCTTTCCGCCCCGGCCGGTCAGCTCCCTCCACACCACTGGGCTGCTCTCGTGATTCCAGCCGTTGGAGGAGCAAGTGTCTTCAAGCCAGCTCTGAGAGGAAGAACGTCACACACTGCTTAAATAAAGAGGTTTAATGaaacagaggtgtagtgtgagCGTGGGGGCAGTGGCTGTACCTCCCAGGCACTGGGCAGCATGCAGATTTTATGAATGTGGAAATCAGGCAGGATGCTTTGTAGCAAATCTGCTAGAAGCTCAGCCTTGGCATAATAAGGACAATCTGCCTTTCCTGTCCAGGAAAATATACAGTCAGAAATAATGGCTtagaaatattgtttttttattcaaatttcttattattattatcattaacattattataattGCCCTATTTTTGCTTCCAAAAAGACATTTCCTATATTTGActtaaaagcaaaaaacaaaacaaaataaaaagcgtaaaattaaaatttaaaccGTATTTATCAATCCCACCTGCTAGGACAAAGTTAGCCATGGTTCCTAGCGTCTAACAGTTGCTAAGCAACCGCTGGTGTTACACAAAAAGCGCTCGGTTAGCACCACTTCACTACATTGCGCGTGTTTACTGTTAAGACGCGTCGTTAactcaaaaaataaacaaattaacaaacaTACTAATTGTGCTATATTATAACTTACTATATTACATCCCTACGTGCTAAGAGTTATTTTTCCATACTTTTCCGTGAGGTCGGACATGATTTCGTGAAGCACTACAAAATGGCCGCGGCCTGAATAGGGTTGCATTACAAATCTATCGATGTTCACTACATAGGGACGCTTTGTATGGCTTGACTTGTacaccctacatagtgcactcgTTTTGGATTAGAGAGGCATTCGGGATTCAACCGATGTATCCATGTGAAAGAAAATGGACCGGGTAACATAGTGAAGGGTAAGTTAGTTGTGTTGAAATAAGGATTTATGACACTTTTAGGAATTAAATaagatgtattttattatattttataggtTAAGATACGCTGGAGTGTTTTAATTAACAGTTAAAGCTAACTGGCTAGCTAGTTGTATGATATGTCTTTAggtaaatgaatgtttttgtatAATGAAGGTGAATAACGGAAGCATAAcaggtattaaataaataattatgacaTAATTACATAATGCTTTGTTTTTTATgaccaaaaatgtttttttttttactttttattccaGCTGTATTTGGATTAGTTTCACTATGAATTTGTTCCTACTGAGGTCAGGTGAGATGTTCAGGTCTGCTGCCATTTTGGGCAGATTTGCATCACTCTGCCCGAACAGGACTGTCTTCCAGATACACAGATCCACAAACCGGTGTTTATTGCACTGTGTCTGGTCCAGGAGAACATTACAAGGCTCTACATTTAACATCCGATCTTTCTGTCAACAAGAAACCCGTATGTTGGAGTGTAATGACCAGAAACAGTGCCTCAGCCTGCGAGTTCCTGACTTAACAGCCCCGAAAAGCCACGTGGATCCGAGAACAACTTTCAGCCAGGAGCTCAAAGAGTGCAGGTCGCCTTCAGACGTGTTGGATTTGGTGGATCGGTGCAATGTGGCGCACTGGTGCATCAGTAACAGCTTGACCCGGATGTGGCAAACTACCAAGAAGATGGCAGATGAGCAAAGGCACTGGGAGGTCCGGCTCATGACCGAGCATCCGACTTTTGAAAAGCTGTGCCACGGTGCCAGGATGAACGCGCCACGCATGAATAGCCACAACCTGTCGTTCACTCTGCTGGCTTTGGTCAAGCTCGGGGTCTCTCAGAACAGCCACGTGGTGCAGACTATACTCCGGGTCATCCaggttgtttgtttttctcactcATTTTGCATTTATCACAAAGCCTAAACCGCTGTGAAACCATCGAGTCACCACTTCCCACTTAGTAATGCGGTCTCTGTGATGATTGTGGGTTCACATCCCAGGACAGGACAGTAAGGTACTGTCTTGAACAAGACTCTTAACCCCCCTCAAATGCTGAGGTTTTGGCAACttgattaaacaaataaaacaatcaaATCTAGATTCTGAAGCAAGGTTGCTGGTGTCCTGGGTGTATGAACCCTAACAAGTCCACACTTTTGTTCAATCTTCTGGAACATGAATGAAACAGATTCCTGTTATGACTTTGAAGTAATTTGTGGTTTTGTCTTTACAGGAACGTCTGAACGAGTTTGATAACGAGAAGGCTCTCTCCATACTGTCCGCCTGCCTCGCCAAGATGGAAAGCAGTAAAAATGCAGACGCTCTTAAACAGGGATTGAAGTATGACTTGTTATCCTTTATTAAAGAtgtggtttgttattttgttaaaagTCAACCACGTTCACGGACCTGTAACAGTCCTATTTTCGAAATACAACAGCAACCTGTGATTTAATGATATTCGTGTGTATTAAGGTTAAGCTGTATTTAAGGAGTTAGGGAGGGTTTGTATGTTAACATTACAGCCATAGGATTTCTATGGCACTAACAGAAATGACACACTGCTCCTTTAAGGTTTATCCTGGAGGAACGGATTCCTGGCATCCAGAGCGTGATGCTTCTACACACCACCATGCGCCTATTCGGAAAAGACACCTCACCAGACATAAAGCAGAAGCTGGAGGTTGGTCAGTTGTGACATCCTAGCGCTTTCCAAGCTTTAAAATATGGCGTATAAATGTTTATGCTTGCTATAGAGGAAGGCGCTGTCTATGGTGGATCAGTTCTCTCTGATGAACGTGCAGTACATGATGGACACATTGGCCAGCATCTGCCTGAATTCCAAACCTCTGCTGGACATCTGTGGAAAGAAGATAGCTGGTAATGTCATGGCATACTATTTcatttgtttcctgttttgctTATGATATAGCAACTATAAATGtcattcctttatttcttcCCTCTTTAAAAGgtaatgagacaaaaaaaaaacaaatagcatAAACATTACGCTAGATCATCTCCCTCTGTTACAAACCGCTaacacaggagactccttccatcggTTACACAGACCACAGAAAACCATATCAAAGACATTTCTATCCCCTTATCAATCGCATATCCTCCATTGTATTAGTTGTAGCAATAAAATTGAACATactcagggttgccaggtctgtaAATGATCCTGATGCTAAGACTCATTAATTGCTTTTTAATTTTGGGATTTgaaccattttgtttttcttccttgTCCCTAGAGAATGTGCACAGCATTTCCTTCACCAGGCTGGTAACGATGTTGAAGTCATGCAGTGAGCTCCGCTACAGGAACGTACATCTCTTTACGTCCATCTCCGAATACCTGGCCGGTACATTTCCCATGTGGAGCAACAAGCAGGTCAGATGCTGTCAGGTTACTGCACACTAGACTtgattctaataataataataataatgatgatgatgatgttgtagATGCTGCTGTTACTGTTGGAGTTTAAGAGGCTTCGATTTCGTCCTGTCGCTCTGATGGATGCGTTTGCTGAAAGAGTTATCCAGAAACCGGACAGCCTCACGCTCCGGGACCTGCAGGGTGTTCTGAAGTCCTACTCCTTCCTCAACCACCATCTGAGGGAAAACCAGCAGGCGTGAGTCTGAAATATTCACCTAAAATCATGTCAGGAGCGATTATCGGGGTCCAAGCACCGTTGGGAATTTTCTTCGTGAACACTAATAGGGGTGAGAAGAGATAATAGATAGTTCGTATTAGATAGTGGTACACATCAGGTTCTACTACTGTCTTCAACGGGAGCAGGAAGCCGAGGTTACAGTAGGcggagactcacacacacacattatctggTCTGTATTGGTTGCCAGAACGGCATCATACTctacctttctttctccacataCAATTTTTGCAGATAGACCAAGAGGAAGAAAAATACTAACCAAAACAACaatgcttggacccctaaagtTCTGCTCTTAATATTTTCTTTAGAAAAATATTGGCAGTGAGTTTTTAGAACTGacctgagggcatgaagcctttattattgccacacatccattatagcacagtggaattcttttctttgcatatcccagaggaatttggggtcagagtgcaggggcagatatgatacagcacccctggagcagagcgAGTTAAGGttcttgctcaattgcccaacagtggagcttggtggtactggggcttgaaccctgatcctccaatcaacaacccagaaccttaagcacttgaaccaccactcaTGTTTATCATTCTGTCTCTtgtcagatttctggagagcgTGACGCACGTCCTGCAGTCCTACCTGCCCAAGATGTCCAACATTGACCTTCTGAAAGCCGTCAGCTGCCTTTGCGTTTTCGGACACTTCCCTCAGGCTGCTCTGGAGAAGCTGCTCCGAAACGAGGTTCTGGATGAACTGCTAAAGGAAGGTCAGGTCTCAAGCGCTGTGAGCAGTAAGCTTTTTAGATTGTtggctttttaaataaaatctctctctctctctgtgtctctgtctctctctgttccatATCCTGTAGAAAATCCATTTTACACGCGTCAGGAACGACTGCTGCGGACGTTGGACCTGTGTTTACGGCTGGACCGACACGCCCTCCCTCCTTCCGTCTCCTCCATCCCGAAGCTCCGCCCCTCGCCTCCTCAGAGTCGCCCCGTGAACCCCGCGCTGCTCAGCGCTCTGAGGAACCTGCTCGGGGAGGACGCGGTGACGGACTCGGTCGTTGTAGAAGGACACTACTTCATTGGTGAGACAGAGGGACGACACGGTGGCCACCGACACTCACGTTTCTGTTCAAATCtaattttatattctttttttttttttttttttttttagactgcGTGGCCACACTGCCTCCAAAAACAGAACAGGATCAAACTGTGAGGTAACTTTTGaataagtattggcaccccagaGATGCTGGCTTGATGAATAATtgatataaaatgttaaactaaaaaaaagatCATCTACCATTCTCGCTCTGGCAGAGTCGCGTTGCTGTGTGTCTCCCCGACCTCGTTCTGCTTCGGTACGACCCATCCTATCGGTGCCGTGGCGCTGAACGTCCGTCATCTCAAGCTCCTGGGTTATGAACCTGTCCTGGTGGGTTTTAGATTTCGCCGCTTGAAGCAACATTTCAGTCATTTCAGTCTCATTGTGtaatctcattttctttcttcttctctgcaGGTTCCGATGCAGGAGCTCGTCTCTCAGACCCCTGAGGAGAGGACGgacctgctgaagaaattaGTTTTTCCCCAACAAGAACAAGAATGTCtccaggactctgtgaagtgaAGTAATAAGAAAAAGTGTCTATTTGAGGAATGTTTTTTCTAGAGTCGCTGCTCTCAGGATGGATGTAtttttctgtgtctgtttatttttattttttttcacttgattGATTTTCACATGTTCTCGTATTCTCCCCGTGATCTCATGTCACGCCGACCCGAGCTGCCAGGTGGAAATAAATCTCTGTAAGTTGCTTTGAACTGCCCTTTAAATCCACTGATGGACACTCCTGCGGATTTCTGAACATCTCTGTTCtgtaaatgaagaaagaaactCAAAATTCTCTGTATCGCATTCACATATAAAACCTGGTTGTTCTGACTTTCTTGTCCAGACTCTTCGTGTACCACACTTATACAGCGTGATAACTGTAGGCTGTTTAACActaagaactgagggcatgaagcctttattatcgccacagcacagtggaattcttttcttcgcatatcccagctgaggaagttgggggcagatatgatacagcacccctggagcagggagggttaagagcctttctcaattgcccaacattggagcttggtggtgctgaggcttaaaccctgatcctccaatcaacaacccagagtcttaaccacttgaaccaccattGCCCCCAAACCTAAGGCAGGTTATTCTTCCAATTTGGGTATTTGGCCATggctaaaagtattggcacccctgtgTTATAAACATTCCCCTCTGCCCATACTACACCAATTAATTTCACTCACCATTTAAACTCACAATTAAGATGATGTTAAGAAGATGTAATTTggctaaaacattttttattttatatttaaatatgtaaaattaaaaataaaatatttaaatatttaattttatatttaattgatcgtattatttataattacctttgcactgttgttgttgtaatcATGACCATAACTTATACATTAATCaataattattaacaattaaaacattttattggaATGTGTCCTCTATTTTGGACAGTGTTGTAAGTGAATATTAAGCTTTATCGTGaaatagatttaaataaataaatgtaaaaataaatcctgaataaaaataaataatttttaaaaaaaaaaaacgttgaaACCCAACACAACACGGCAGCACCTCGCGCCGATAAACACGCGCGCGAGGACGAAGAAGAATCCCAAGCGCTCCAATTGGACGAATCGACCCCACCTGACCAGATCACGTGGTACAAAACCGAAGTTTAGCACTATAAACGCAAGCTAGCGAAATGCGTAGGTaacaaatataaattaaaacttTAAATCTGTGTACGATGTCAGAGTCAAGCCCTGAGCTTAATGATTATTTAGAGGGTAGGATTTCCTTCGAGGAGTTcgagagacggagagaggagCGAATTAAAGCGAAGCGAAAGGTAACGCTAACGCTTTTCTGGAAGGTTTCCAAATATCACCTCGTTCCCTAGATTAAGTGCACTACTTAGGGGACTAAAGCCTGGACTATACCGCCTGTGAGGTGCCCTATAGAGCCGGGGACGTGTTATTTAGGATTCGGCCCTGTGTTCTGTCAGTTTGTAGATGTTTCTGTGCTTTTGGAATAGAAATGAATTTCAGAAAtcacttcatttttaattatcGTATGtcgatttttttgttataaatatttgtatataaaattgtatttttgtgATTGCAATTTTGACCTCAAATAAATGACcaataataaatcaaattatgaaaatataaaaataaaagtatatttaaaaaCTAGTTATGTTATGGTCATACACTGAGTCTGTAGTCTTATTGTTCTGTTTACTCAAatctggatagatagatagatagatagatagatagatagactgatcaggcataacattatgaccacctgcctaatattgtggtcccccttttgctgccaaaacagtcctgacccgtcgaggcatggactccactagatctacacctgaaggtgtgctgtgggatctggatcaccgagatgttagcagcagatcactgcagaccgggaacaccccacaagagctgcagttttggagatgctctgatccagtggtctagccatcacaatttgtccctttgtcaaactcgctcaaatccttacacttgtccatctttcctgcttctaacacatcaaccttgaggacaaaatgttgacttggtgcctaatatatcccacccactaacaggtgccatgatgag harbors:
- the mdh1b gene encoding putative malate dehydrogenase 1B is translated as MANFVLAGKADCPYYAKAELLADLLQSILPDFHIHKICMLPSAWESWLEDTCSSNGWNHESSPVVWRELTGRGGKGMLLGGFSDFLEYVQGYHGITSDMDTEQMLNVAAENLQATELRLQDEEQRRKLHRSFHIWISSALNPICYHLVPSLFTSGTFSTVPSISLHLLDIDATEDSLLALKMEVEDMALPQLHQVSVHSDLNQAFQSADLIVLLDDREPDEDPEQRLSRVVERFDRYGRLIEDNARKDLRVLVAGDVSINLKCGLLIENVPSVDPRRFVAMATQLEGEARTQLAMQLSVKSQDITDVIVWGNISGHFHIDLQRAKVYRYKGAIRGPEGFSQNVLEIVYNRKWLKNEFQSLVSSRRSAISLKTNRTAAISASRGIITALDAWINDYSSPQVFSLGVVSMGHFGIPAGLVFCVPVTFQKGEWSVCSDVIITEKLQRKLEAAVNEIKAEKTTAAGIRMKTSVA
- the fastkd2 gene encoding FAST kinase domain-containing protein 2, mitochondrial, giving the protein MNLFLLRSGEMFRSAAILGRFASLCPNRTVFQIHRSTNRCLLHCVWSRRTLQGSTFNIRSFCQQETRMLECNDQKQCLSLRVPDLTAPKSHVDPRTTFSQELKECRSPSDVLDLVDRCNVAHWCISNSLTRMWQTTKKMADEQRHWEVRLMTEHPTFEKLCHGARMNAPRMNSHNLSFTLLALVKLGVSQNSHVVQTILRVIQERLNEFDNEKALSILSACLAKMESSKNADALKQGLKFILEERIPGIQSVMLLHTTMRLFGKDTSPDIKQKLERKALSMVDQFSLMNVQYMMDTLASICLNSKPLLDICGKKIAENVHSISFTRLVTMLKSCSELRYRNVHLFTSISEYLAGTFPMWSNKQMLLLLLEFKRLRFRPVALMDAFAERVIQKPDSLTLRDLQGVLKSYSFLNHHLRENQQAFLESVTHVLQSYLPKMSNIDLLKAVSCLCVFGHFPQAALEKLLRNEVLDELLKEENPFYTRQERLLRTLDLCLRLDRHALPPSVSSIPKLRPSPPQSRPVNPALLSALRNLLGEDAVTDSVVVEGHYFIDCVATLPPKTEQDQTVRVALLCVSPTSFCFGTTHPIGAVALNVRHLKLLGYEPVLVPMQELVSQTPEERTDLLKKLVFPQQEQECLQDSVK